In the genome of Candidatus Reidiella endopervernicosa, one region contains:
- a CDS encoding DUF3997 domain-containing protein, whose translation MRTPTATILLATSLLLGCAVDYEIELPGGYVLYSESRDNQVIASKSGTATSKYIPCNVEAYTHNNTHIVVRQRFSPSCFWKQKNRPTQEEGKTYYWIININNQTIQGPMSYEYFVKIKTNEHPHLE comes from the coding sequence ATGCGCACACCCACCGCCACTATTTTACTTGCTACATCTTTATTATTAGGGTGTGCAGTTGATTACGAAATCGAGCTGCCCGGTGGATATGTTCTCTACAGCGAATCCAGAGACAACCAAGTCATCGCTTCGAAATCTGGCACTGCCACCAGTAAGTACATTCCATGCAATGTTGAAGCTTATACGCACAACAACACCCATATAGTCGTCAGACAACGGTTCTCACCAAGTTGCTTCTGGAAGCAGAAAAACAGACCAACGCAAGAAGAAGGCAAGACTTACTACTGGATAATCAATATCAACAATCAAACTATTCAAGGCCCCATGAGCTATGAATATTTTGTAAAAATCAAAACTAACGAACACCCACATCTAGAATGA